The Wansuia hejianensis genomic interval CGGGCAGGCTGTCCAGCCTCACAATGCAGGAGGGAATCATATAATACGGCAGATAGGTCGCCGCGAATGTCAAAAGCTCTGTCTCCGCGATGGCCGAATCCGCACAGTAATATGCCGCCAGCACCGGCTGGCCGTTCAACTCCAGCACACGGGCTGCCGCGGCCTTCACTCCCGGATAGGAGCCGATGCACGCCGCTACCTCCTGGGGTTCTACTCTCAGCCCCCTCAGCTTCACCTGGTCATCCAGACGGCCAGCCAGGACAATTTCCCCGTCATCCGTCCAACAGGCGGCATCTCCGGTGAAGTAGATCATTTCTTTATTTTCAAAGGGATTTTCAAAAAAACTCTTCTCTGTCAGCTCCGGCGCATTCCGATAACCTCTTCCCACGCAGCATCCGCCTACGTACAGATGCCCGTAGACTCCCGTCGGCAGTGGATTCATCCACCGGTCCAGCACATACAGCCTGCAATTATCCAAAGGCCGGCCGGCAGTGATCTTCTTAGCGTCTGAAAGCTCCTTCAGGCTGACGCCAACCGTGGTCTCTGACGGCCCGTATTGGTTGTATATCTTGGCTCTGGTTATATTCTTCAGCTTCTTCAGCAGACTGGCCGGAAAGGACTCGCCGCCGCAGAGTATCGCTTCCATATTCCGGATAGCACTGCTGAACGCCGGCTCCTTCAGAAAGGCCGCCAGCCGGGACGGCGTCATCGAACAAAAGCCCACCGCGTACCCCCGGATCAGGGCTGACAGCCGTTTGGGGGATTCCTGTTCTTCGCTTCCGGCGATCACGATCGTCCGGCCGTTCAGAAGGGCCACAATACTTTCCAGCATAAATGCGTCAAAACCCACATTGCAGATAGAGAGCACCGCTCCTTTCCCGAATACAGGCCCCATAGCCTGAGCAAAATTCAGCAGGTTTTTCTGGGTGATTTCCACCCCCTTCGGCGTTCCTGTACTTCCTGAGGTATAGACCACATAAGCCAGCTCCTCCGGACTGACCTGTATTTCCGGCACCTGTCCGGTATTTTGTTCCACCTCTTCCTCAAATAATACAGGTATCGAAAGCTGTCCCAGCCCGCTTTCCCTGAAAATATCCCTGGAAGTTACCAGCACTGCCGCCTGGCTCTGCTCCAGTATCCGGTTGATCCGGCCCGCCGGCTGATCCGGCGACAGCAGAAGATAAGCGCAGCCCGCTCTCAGCACTCCGACCATCACCGCCAGCAGAGAAAAACCTCTGGGAAGCAGGACTGCCGCCAGTTCATGCTCTCCTCCTGCGGCCGACAACACCGCTCCGGACAGGTCAAAAGCCCTGGTCATCAGCGCCTGGTATGTCAGCCGCTCTCCATTGCAGATAGCGGCCGCCCTGCGGGGATACTCCCCTGCCGAGGACTCCAGCGCCTGGAACACAGAACGTTCTTCCAGAAATCTTCCGGTCCTGTTATATGTATATAATACCCGCTCCCGTTCCTCCGTCGTCAGAACAGACAACTGATGAATCGGCTTATCCGGATTGCCGAGTGCTTCCAGCAGAATATTGCAGAGTGTGTGATGCAGCCGTTCAATCTCTTCTCTGGCAAAAAACTGAGTCAGATAATCATAATCTACCGAATAGCATTTGTTATCAAACAGATTAGTCAGATGGATGCAGAGCTGCTCTGACTGGTAGCCGCTGTAATGCCACCGGCCTGACAAAAGCACAGACGTATCCCTGCTCTCCGCCATCTGGCTGTTCTGATAAGAAAGGGCGATATGAAACAGCCGCCCCTCCTGATTCCTCTGCTCCAGATACATCTTCTCGATGTGGGCAAATGGAAATCTCTGATGGCGCAGCAGCTCAAACCATGCGTCCGTCAGCTCTTCATTGAACTGGTTCCAGGTCCATTCATCATCGATTTTATTAAAAAAAGGCAACGTTGTCACAAACATGCCCGTTGTCTTTTTAAACTCATAGTTTGTACGATTCATGATCGGAACCCCGATGGTAAACCGGTCGGCTCCGCCGATGCGCTTAAAATATATAGCCAGGGCCATATAGAACACCGCAAAAGGAGCGACCCTGTTCCTCATACAGAAGCCATAAATCGCGTGATTCAGCACCTGGGGCAGCTCGAAAGAAATTCTCCGTCCCACCGGGCTCACCGCCGCACTTTTCACCGCCTTCAGAACAGACGGCTCCCCGGACTCTTCCAGTATCCTTGTCCAGTATTTTTTATCTTTATCATAGGCTCTGGACTTCAGATAATCTTCCTCTTCCCGTACATGCAGCTTGTAATCGGGCGACTGCTCCAGACCTCTGAAGGTTCCCTCCAGCAACTCCAGATAGGTCTGTGCAATACGGTTGCAGACCAGCACCTGGGACCACCCGTCTGAAATGATGTGATGGGTCTTCACCAGCACGCCTCCGGCATTCTCTCCCGCCCGGAACAGTACAAAGCGATAGAGAGGCCCGCCCATAACCGGAATTGTCTCCCTGGTCATGGCAGCTTCCCAGCTCTCGATCCCCTCCTCACTTGTATGGGACAAATCGTATACAGGAAAATCCTCTTCTGAAAAAACTGCATGATACTGCACCGGGCTGCCGTCTCCATCCAGCATAATCCTGGTCCGCAGGGAATCATCCGCCTGCAGAACCAGCTGTATGCTTTTCTGCAGGAGAATAAAATCCACGCGGCCCTCTATCTGAATTGTCGCACTGATATTATTAACCGATGTCCCCTTAAGGGTACTTTCCAGATTCCAGATATTCAGCTGGCTCAAGGACAGTTGGAAGCATCGTCCGTAATCTTTTGCATCCATGAATTATTAACCCCTTTGTCAAGTCTTTCATAAGTGAGCTTTTACTATATTTATACCTTCTTTTACAGGTAAAATCAACCTTTTATTCACCTCCAGCAAAAGAATGGGATTTTTTACCTCTCATGATTAAATCCTGTCCTGCCCTGTCTCCGGCCGACGGCCCCTACCCGGCCTGTTCTCCAGCCCCATGGCGATTTTTTCCGGCGTTACCGGAAGCTCACGGAACCAGATCCCTGTAGCGTTGGCAATCGCGTGGATCAGCGCCGGGGCAGGGGTGTTAATCACGATTTCGCCTATGGATTTTGCCCCGAAAGGTCCTGTAGCTTCATAGCTGCTTTCAAATTCCACGCTCAGTTTTCCCATATCCAGTCGTGTGGGGATCTTATACTGCATCAGAGAATTATTTCTCAGCTTTCCCTCCGGAGTGTACTGGATGTTCTCGCTGAGCGCCATTCCGATTCCCTGAACCAGGCCTCCCTCCACCTGTACCCGCGCCAGATTTGGATTGATGGGGGTGCCGCAGTCCACGGCGGCGGCATAATTCAGTATCTCCACCTGTCCGGTTTCCCGGTCCAGCTCTATCTCTACCATTCCCGCCATAAACGGAGGGGGAGATATAGGCGAGCTGTGGCTCTCTGTCACCTGCAGAGCCTCATTCGCGCCGCAGGTGGCACTGCGCGCAATTTTCTCAAGAGAGACTTCCGACGGCTTCCCCTCCCGGAGCTCTATATCTCCGTCTCCACATCCCTGCTTATCTTTAAAGTTTTCCACAGCCTCCGCAAGATACACTTTTTTGCCGTCAAATTCCAGTTTATCAGCCGGAAGTCCCAGGATATCTGCTCCTGCCGCCACTATTTTCCCGCACAGCTTCCTGCACGCAGTTTCCACCGCCTTACCTGTCACATAGGTGGTGCTGGATGCATAGGAACCAGAATCATAGGGTGAAACATCTGTATCTGCCGCCACAACAGCGATATCATCCAGCGGACACTGAAGGCCTTCCGCAGCAATCTGCGCCAGAATTGTATCGCACCCGGTGCCCATGTCGGCCGATCCGATGGAGAGGACATAACCGCCCTCTTCATTCAGCTTTATTGAAGCAGAACCCACATCCACACTGCTGATTCCCGAACCCTGCATAGCCATGGCAACTCCCACACTTCTGACTTTTCCGTTGCCCATATCGCGGCAGGGGTATTTATCTTCCCAGCCAATACGTTTCTTCACATTTTCCATACACCGGTCCAGCGTACAGCTGCCGGCGGGCTGGGGATAGTCATAGGAGGTCATCAGGTCTCCCTGGCGGACCATATTGAGTTCTCTCAGGCGGACCGGATCCATGTGCAGCTTTTCCGCCAGCTCATTGACTGCAGTCTCCAGGGCAAATATCCCCTGAGTCGCCCCATACCCCCTGTATGCGCCCGCCGACATCACATTCGTATACACCACATCATAGGCAAAACGATGCGCCTCCAGGTTTCCATACAGTGAAATTGACTTGGTTCCGGACAGACCCACCGTCGTCGGCCCGTGCTCTCCATAGGCTCCGGTATTTGACAGCGTATAAACGTCAATAGCCCGGATTCTTCCGTCCCTGCCGGCCCCCAGGCGGACTGTAACCTCCATTTCATGGCGGGGGGTGGAGGCCGTCATGGATTCTTCTCTGGTGAAAATCATCCGGGATGGTTTTTTCGTCATCCAGGTCACGAAGGCCGGAAACACTTCCGCAACAACCGTCTGCTTTGCCCCGAATCCGCCGCCGATCCTGGGCTTCGATACCCTGATCCTGGACTGGGGTATCCCCAGAGCGTTGGACAGTATCCGCCGGACGTGGAATACGATCTGTGTGGAGCTGATGACATTCAGCCTCCCATACGCGTCTATGCTGCAATAGGTGCGGAAGGTCTCCATCATAGTCTGCTGTGCTGCCTGGACATGATAGGTCCCCGTAACCACAGCGTCACACTCGGAAAGCACCCGTTCCACATCTCCCTTTTCATTCCTGCCGCTGGCACAGAGATTTCTTTTATTATCCGCTCCCACCGAACAAAGAGATTTCCAGTTCTCCTCCGGGTGTATCACAACCGGATGGTCCTTGGCCTTCCGGAAATCCAGTAGTGCAGGCAATCGCTCATAATCGACCTTAATGACCCTGAGCGCCCGTTCCACACAACCTTCATTTTCTCCGGCCACTATGGCTACCGGATCTCCCACATACCGCACATGGCGATCCAGGATCAGACGGTCGTGAGGGCTTGGCTCAGGACTCGTCTGACCCGCCATGGTAAACCGGTTTCCCGGCACATCCTCCCATGTGTAGACGGCCTCTATGCCTGGCACTTTTTTTGCGTTGTCCGTGCGGATACTCTTGATCAGCGCATGGGCATGGGGACTTCTCAGTACCTTCACAACCAGCGCATCCTTTGGGGTCACGTCTTCCAGATAGACGGGCTGGCCTGTG includes:
- a CDS encoding xanthine dehydrogenase family protein molybdopterin-binding subunit: MNTVNQPVRKKDAMALVTGQPVYLEDVTPKDALVVKVLRSPHAHALIKSIRTDNAKKVPGIEAVYTWEDVPGNRFTMAGQTSPEPSPHDRLILDRHVRYVGDPVAIVAGENEGCVERALRVIKVDYERLPALLDFRKAKDHPVVIHPEENWKSLCSVGADNKRNLCASGRNEKGDVERVLSECDAVVTGTYHVQAAQQTMMETFRTYCSIDAYGRLNVISSTQIVFHVRRILSNALGIPQSRIRVSKPRIGGGFGAKQTVVAEVFPAFVTWMTKKPSRMIFTREESMTASTPRHEMEVTVRLGAGRDGRIRAIDVYTLSNTGAYGEHGPTTVGLSGTKSISLYGNLEAHRFAYDVVYTNVMSAGAYRGYGATQGIFALETAVNELAEKLHMDPVRLRELNMVRQGDLMTSYDYPQPAGSCTLDRCMENVKKRIGWEDKYPCRDMGNGKVRSVGVAMAMQGSGISSVDVGSASIKLNEEGGYVLSIGSADMGTGCDTILAQIAAEGLQCPLDDIAVVAADTDVSPYDSGSYASSTTYVTGKAVETACRKLCGKIVAAGADILGLPADKLEFDGKKVYLAEAVENFKDKQGCGDGDIELREGKPSEVSLEKIARSATCGANEALQVTESHSSPISPPPFMAGMVEIELDRETGQVEILNYAAAVDCGTPINPNLARVQVEGGLVQGIGMALSENIQYTPEGKLRNNSLMQYKIPTRLDMGKLSVEFESSYEATGPFGAKSIGEIVINTPAPALIHAIANATGIWFRELPVTPEKIAMGLENRPGRGRRPETGQDRI